A genomic region of Gemmata massiliana contains the following coding sequences:
- a CDS encoding class I SAM-dependent methyltransferase, with protein MEKNLDRDEMRELIGGAVRGDAFRRATFAGATRGFACEWVRVVVRPIELRGERHFQFAYQGAKKAVTKNFLDDEMEAPLDELIGFGFAGVHITTGAEEIDIRTSRKGRVHVGRHKLKEPVEVREAESHNRIKDVPLPEGKADHLLEVMGIATPDGRVRPTMRAKFTQINEFLKQLRHVFDDAKLADLGRDVSILDCGCGSSYLTLAAHHYLNDVLSVPARILGVDVNEEVIRKSMDRADQLGADKLLFECRRIGTADVQADIVFALHACDTATDDAIAQAVRSEARLLLSVPCCHHDLNKVIRADGPADVLRPVLRHGILLQRTADLVTDAFRALALRIMGYRTDVVEFVATEHTPRNLMIRAVRATFPKVGDAGHIAEYIELKRFWRVTPYIEKALGEPFQQLVRAAS; from the coding sequence ATGGAGAAGAACTTAGATCGCGACGAGATGCGGGAACTGATCGGTGGGGCCGTGCGGGGGGATGCGTTCCGGCGCGCGACGTTCGCGGGCGCGACGCGCGGGTTTGCGTGTGAGTGGGTCCGCGTTGTGGTGCGGCCGATCGAGTTGCGCGGCGAGCGCCACTTCCAGTTCGCCTACCAGGGTGCGAAGAAAGCCGTCACCAAGAACTTCCTCGACGACGAAATGGAAGCACCGCTCGACGAGCTGATCGGCTTCGGTTTCGCGGGCGTTCACATCACCACGGGCGCGGAAGAGATCGACATCCGCACGAGCCGCAAGGGGCGCGTCCACGTCGGGCGGCACAAGCTTAAGGAACCCGTCGAGGTGCGCGAGGCCGAATCGCACAACCGCATCAAAGATGTTCCGCTGCCCGAGGGCAAGGCCGATCACCTGCTCGAAGTCATGGGCATCGCGACGCCGGACGGCCGCGTGCGCCCGACGATGCGCGCGAAGTTCACGCAGATCAACGAGTTCCTGAAACAACTGCGGCACGTCTTCGACGACGCGAAACTTGCCGACCTTGGCCGCGACGTGTCCATCCTCGATTGCGGGTGCGGGTCCAGTTACCTCACACTCGCAGCGCACCACTACCTCAACGACGTGCTGAGCGTGCCCGCACGCATCCTCGGCGTGGACGTAAACGAAGAGGTGATCCGCAAGAGCATGGACCGCGCGGACCAACTCGGTGCGGACAAGCTCCTGTTCGAGTGCCGCCGGATCGGGACCGCGGACGTCCAGGCCGATATCGTGTTCGCGCTCCACGCCTGCGATACCGCCACCGACGACGCCATCGCGCAAGCCGTGCGCAGCGAAGCGCGGTTGCTGCTCAGCGTACCGTGCTGCCACCACGATCTGAACAAGGTGATCCGCGCCGACGGCCCGGCCGACGTGCTCCGGCCCGTCCTCCGACACGGCATCTTGCTCCAGCGCACCGCCGATCTGGTCACGGATGCGTTCCGCGCGCTCGCACTGCGGATCATGGGTTACCGCACCGACGTGGTGGAGTTCGTTGCCACCGAGCACACGCCGCGTAACCTGATGATCCGCGCCGTGCGCGCGACGTTCCCCAAAGTGGGTGACGCCGGGCACATAGCCGAGTACATCGAGTTGAAGCGCTTCTGGCGCGTCACTCCGTATATCGAAAAGGCGCTCGGCGAACCGTTCCAACAACTCGTGAGAGCCGCGTCATGA
- a CDS encoding methyltransferase, with the protein MSTTSEYVLGQSERAARRLALQDLHFAAPSEALLDALALRPADRVVELGCGPGAFTRRILNRLGAGGAVVGVDSSSGLLEQAKASLAQLGGSRFQPTLADVAKPGPWIDGADVVIGRAVLHHVPMAEFLLGRLRARLRPGTRVGFLEPDFRSLLARIAHLEATSRPELAPLLVWAKSINDLYSAWRISPCVGATLAQTLEIAEYSNVRHAWHEFPSDATVIENIQMIYDEVRDTYVSLGILSAGEIDEQQRLLRALPDDVLPAVWGLHQVSAVV; encoded by the coding sequence ATGAGTACCACCTCGGAATACGTCCTGGGCCAATCCGAGCGCGCCGCGCGCCGGCTCGCTCTACAGGATCTGCACTTCGCGGCCCCGTCCGAAGCGCTCCTCGACGCGCTCGCGCTCCGGCCCGCGGACCGCGTCGTCGAGTTGGGGTGCGGCCCCGGGGCGTTCACGCGGCGCATCCTGAACCGGCTCGGCGCGGGCGGCGCGGTTGTGGGGGTCGATTCGTCTTCGGGCTTACTGGAACAGGCTAAAGCATCTCTCGCGCAACTCGGCGGATCACGCTTCCAGCCGACGCTCGCGGACGTGGCGAAACCGGGGCCGTGGATTGACGGTGCGGACGTGGTAATCGGGCGGGCCGTGCTGCACCACGTTCCGATGGCAGAGTTCCTGCTCGGCCGTTTGCGCGCCCGACTGCGCCCCGGCACGCGCGTCGGTTTCCTGGAACCGGATTTCCGCAGTTTGCTCGCGCGAATCGCGCACCTTGAAGCGACCTCGCGTCCGGAACTGGCGCCGTTACTCGTGTGGGCGAAGTCGATTAACGACCTGTATTCCGCGTGGCGCATTTCGCCGTGCGTGGGCGCGACACTGGCCCAAACGCTCGAAATAGCGGAGTACTCGAACGTGCGCCACGCCTGGCACGAGTTCCCGTCGGACGCGACCGTCATCGAGAATATTCAGATGATCTACGACGAGGTGCGCGACACCTACGTCTCCCTCGGCATCCTGTCCGCGGGCGAAATCGACGAACAGCAGCGGTTGCTCCGCGCGCTACCGGACGACGTGCTCCCGGCCGTGTGGGGCTTGCATCAGGTTTCGGCCGTAGTGTGA
- the nhaA gene encoding Na+/H+ antiporter NhaA translates to MAHSARRISPHLPVAPIRRFTRPLSRFLRIESASGIVLLLCTVLAIALANSNTADAYHKFWHTHVQLGVGPFTLGGELGHFFVNDVLMTIFFFVVGLEIKRELVAGELRDARKAALPVAAALGGMLVPAGIYMALQANHVGEPRFRGWGVPMATDIAFVVGIMAVLGKRVPFGLKIMLLSLAIADDIGAVIVIAAFYSAGLNWFMLLLAAAGFAVVRILNESGVRSVPVYTIVGAGIWLAVYKSGVHPTVAGVLLGLLTPSEVWVGRDALRLSITDLQARLEADTGGNVSTEDLELLAFAAQESVSPLERLEHQLHPWVGFAIMPLFALANAGVHIELTAITEPVSIAVMLGLFLGKPVGVMLFSFLAVRAGIAKLPHGVNWFVLLGGGFLAGIGFTMSLFVAGLAFEGNGRLLADAKIGILFGSVLSAVGGAGLLILTLRKHAPGAHTTAET, encoded by the coding sequence ATGGCTCATTCCGCTCGACGCATCAGCCCACACCTGCCCGTCGCCCCCATTCGTCGGTTCACACGCCCGCTCTCCCGGTTTCTCCGAATCGAATCTGCTAGTGGGATCGTGCTGTTACTCTGCACGGTGCTCGCAATTGCGCTAGCGAACAGCAACACGGCGGATGCCTATCACAAATTCTGGCACACGCACGTGCAACTCGGCGTCGGGCCGTTTACACTCGGTGGCGAGTTGGGGCACTTCTTCGTCAACGACGTGTTGATGACGATCTTCTTTTTCGTCGTCGGGCTGGAGATCAAGCGCGAACTCGTGGCCGGCGAACTGCGCGACGCGCGCAAGGCCGCGCTCCCCGTCGCGGCGGCGCTGGGCGGGATGCTCGTGCCGGCCGGGATCTACATGGCGCTGCAAGCGAACCACGTCGGCGAACCGCGGTTCCGCGGGTGGGGCGTGCCGATGGCGACGGACATCGCGTTCGTCGTCGGGATCATGGCCGTGTTGGGGAAGCGCGTCCCGTTCGGGCTGAAGATCATGCTCCTGTCGCTGGCGATCGCCGACGACATCGGGGCCGTCATCGTGATCGCGGCGTTCTATAGTGCGGGGCTGAACTGGTTCATGCTCCTGCTCGCCGCGGCCGGGTTCGCGGTGGTGCGCATCCTCAATGAAAGCGGTGTGCGCTCGGTCCCGGTGTACACGATCGTCGGCGCCGGGATCTGGCTCGCGGTTTACAAGTCCGGTGTTCACCCCACCGTCGCGGGCGTGCTGCTCGGGCTGCTGACGCCGTCGGAGGTGTGGGTCGGGCGGGACGCACTGCGGCTCTCCATTACGGACCTCCAGGCACGCCTCGAAGCCGATACCGGGGGCAACGTGAGTACGGAAGACCTGGAACTGCTCGCGTTCGCGGCGCAGGAGAGCGTTTCTCCGCTGGAGCGCCTCGAACACCAGCTCCACCCCTGGGTCGGGTTCGCGATCATGCCGCTGTTTGCGCTCGCCAACGCGGGCGTTCACATCGAACTGACCGCGATCACCGAACCGGTCTCGATCGCGGTCATGTTGGGTTTGTTTTTGGGAAAGCCCGTGGGGGTAATGTTATTCAGCTTCCTGGCTGTTCGAGCCGGGATCGCGAAGCTCCCGCACGGCGTGAACTGGTTCGTGCTCCTCGGCGGCGGGTTCCTTGCCGGGATCGGGTTCACGATGTCGCTGTTCGTTGCAGGGTTGGCGTTTGAGGGCAACGGGCGCTTACTCGCCGACGCGAAAATCGGTATCCTCTTTGGTTCCGTGTTGAGTGCTGTGGGCGGCGCCGGGCTGCTGATACTAACTCTGCGCAAGCACGCTCCCGGCGCTCACACTACGGCCGAAACCTGA
- a CDS encoding TIGR03000 domain-containing protein encodes MLLTRSIKFCSALVTAALAGGVAFAGPGGGHGGGGHAGGGHAGGGHVGGHPGGGVHHAPAGGYHGHYYTPYYGYRTVGIGLGYGGYGYGYGLGYGNLGYGYGGYGYSGGYGYSPLNYGYSSLGTPSIPGTYYPSGPSYQVLPAQPQDTSPTPIPLPSPSTSGDPAPATITVIASEGAKVTFEGIENDQTGTRHSFTTKPIAPGVETRVSVKVDGPGGPATISIGVRAGEKATVDMRK; translated from the coding sequence GTGTTGCTTACACGCTCAATCAAATTTTGCTCCGCCCTCGTAACGGCCGCGCTTGCAGGTGGGGTTGCGTTTGCCGGTCCCGGGGGCGGACACGGCGGTGGTGGGCACGCCGGCGGGGGCCACGCTGGTGGCGGTCACGTCGGTGGGCACCCGGGCGGTGGAGTTCATCACGCACCGGCGGGCGGGTACCACGGGCACTACTACACTCCCTATTACGGCTACCGGACCGTCGGAATCGGGCTCGGCTACGGCGGCTACGGTTACGGGTACGGTTTGGGTTACGGTAATTTGGGGTACGGCTACGGCGGGTACGGTTACAGTGGTGGGTACGGCTACAGTCCGCTGAACTATGGCTACAGCAGCCTCGGTACCCCATCGATTCCGGGAACCTACTACCCGTCGGGGCCGTCGTACCAGGTGCTTCCGGCTCAACCGCAGGACACGTCCCCGACGCCGATCCCGCTGCCCAGCCCGAGCACTTCGGGCGATCCGGCCCCGGCCACGATTACCGTGATCGCGTCCGAAGGGGCGAAGGTCACATTTGAAGGCATCGAGAACGACCAGACCGGCACGCGGCACTCGTTCACCACGAAGCCGATCGCCCCGGGCGTCGAGACTCGCGTGAGCGTGAAGGTGGACGGCCCGGGCGGACCGGCGACGATCTCGATCGGCGTGCGCGCCGGGGAGAAGGCGACCGTCGATATGCGCAAGTGA
- the asnS gene encoding asparagine--tRNA ligase, translated as MDKISVADARKAEAVGRHVRLQGWVRTRRDSKGGFSFIELNDGSCQGNVQVVAPGELANYEAVVKHLHTGASVSIDGEVKASPAKGQATEVLASNVELVGDADSETYQLQKKGHSFEFLRGIAHLRPRTNTFGAIARLRHQVSMSIHQFFHEHGFYYIHTPVITASDCEGAGAMFRVSTIDPGDAPKVDGKVDYTKDFFGKPAYLTVSGQLQGEAFACALGKIYTFGPTFRAENSNTPRHLAEFWMIEPEMAFYELTDNMDLAEAFLKRIISDALKFCMEDLKFFAEKLENNKELFAKLENVLNNPFKRVSYTEGVDILLKSGKKWEYPVAWGNDLQSEHERYLAEQHFKCPVILYDYPRTLKPFYMKVNDDQKTVRAMDVLVPGVGEIIGGSQREEKLDVLESRMREQGLEPEGYGWYLDLRRYGTVPHSGFGLGLERTILFLSGMANIRDVIPFPRTPGNAEY; from the coding sequence ATGGACAAGATCAGTGTGGCGGACGCGCGTAAGGCCGAAGCGGTCGGGCGGCACGTGCGGTTGCAGGGGTGGGTGCGCACGCGGCGCGACTCGAAGGGCGGGTTCAGCTTCATCGAGTTGAACGACGGCTCGTGCCAGGGGAACGTGCAGGTCGTAGCGCCGGGCGAACTCGCGAACTACGAGGCCGTGGTGAAGCACCTGCACACCGGCGCGAGCGTGAGCATTGACGGCGAAGTGAAGGCGTCGCCCGCGAAGGGACAGGCCACCGAGGTACTCGCGTCGAACGTCGAACTGGTCGGCGACGCGGACTCCGAAACGTACCAGCTCCAGAAGAAGGGCCACAGCTTCGAGTTCCTACGCGGGATCGCGCACCTCCGGCCGCGGACCAACACCTTCGGCGCGATCGCGCGGTTGCGGCACCAGGTGTCGATGTCGATCCACCAGTTCTTCCACGAACACGGGTTCTACTACATCCACACACCTGTCATCACCGCGAGCGACTGCGAGGGCGCCGGGGCAATGTTCCGCGTGTCCACCATCGACCCGGGCGACGCTCCGAAGGTCGATGGGAAGGTGGACTACACCAAGGATTTCTTCGGTAAGCCCGCGTACCTCACCGTGAGCGGGCAGTTACAGGGCGAGGCGTTCGCGTGCGCGCTGGGGAAGATCTACACGTTCGGCCCCACGTTCCGGGCGGAGAACTCGAACACCCCGCGCCACCTCGCCGAGTTCTGGATGATCGAGCCGGAAATGGCCTTCTACGAACTCACCGACAACATGGACCTCGCCGAAGCGTTCCTGAAGCGCATCATCTCCGACGCGCTCAAGTTCTGCATGGAAGACCTCAAGTTCTTCGCGGAAAAGCTGGAGAACAACAAAGAACTGTTCGCGAAACTGGAGAACGTGCTGAACAACCCGTTCAAGCGCGTGTCGTACACCGAGGGCGTGGACATCCTGCTCAAGAGCGGGAAGAAGTGGGAGTACCCGGTAGCGTGGGGCAACGACCTCCAGAGCGAGCACGAGCGCTACCTGGCGGAACAACACTTCAAGTGCCCGGTGATCCTCTACGACTACCCGCGCACGCTGAAACCCTTCTACATGAAGGTGAACGACGACCAGAAGACGGTCCGCGCGATGGACGTGCTCGTCCCGGGCGTGGGCGAGATCATCGGCGGCAGCCAGCGCGAGGAGAAGCTCGACGTGCTCGAATCGCGCATGAGGGAACAGGGGTTGGAGCCGGAAGGCTACGGGTGGTACCTCGACCTCCGGCGCTACGGCACCGTACCGCACTCGGGCTTCGGATTAGGGTTGGAGCGCACGATCCTGTTCCTGAGTGGGATGGCGAACATTCGCGACGTGATCCCGTTCCCGCGCACGCCGGGTAACGCGGAGTATTGA
- a CDS encoding DUF4198 domain-containing protein has protein sequence MRYLAALLTIGYLAAAGHAHFVFVYVDGAEARVVFGHTAAPDSSSFPTRAEKTTLTARDAAGKDTKIAVEKGDGNFFRAKLPADKPAVVFGITEAGVTQRGENPPLLSFYYPKVIVGDLFVKGAEVGGALELVPVRNGDKVQFKVLAGGKPVADVEVTVGLAGKGEDQDETVKTDKDGLTTAFADKGRYCVATRRSEDKSGEFGGKKYAAVRHIATLVFDFAASK, from the coding sequence GTGCGTTATCTCGCTGCGCTCCTGACCATTGGCTACCTGGCTGCTGCCGGGCACGCGCACTTTGTGTTCGTGTACGTGGACGGCGCGGAAGCTCGGGTCGTGTTCGGCCACACCGCCGCACCGGACTCGTCGAGCTTCCCGACCCGCGCCGAGAAGACGACGCTCACCGCTCGCGACGCGGCCGGCAAGGACACCAAGATCGCGGTGGAAAAGGGCGACGGGAATTTCTTCCGGGCCAAACTGCCTGCGGATAAGCCCGCGGTCGTTTTCGGGATCACGGAAGCCGGGGTGACGCAGCGCGGTGAGAACCCTCCCCTGCTCTCCTTCTACTACCCGAAGGTGATCGTCGGTGATCTGTTTGTTAAGGGCGCGGAAGTTGGAGGCGCGCTGGAACTCGTGCCGGTTCGGAACGGGGACAAGGTCCAGTTCAAGGTGCTGGCCGGAGGAAAGCCGGTGGCCGACGTCGAGGTCACGGTCGGACTGGCCGGGAAAGGCGAGGACCAAGACGAAACAGTGAAAACGGACAAGGACGGATTAACGACCGCGTTCGCGGATAAGGGGCGGTACTGCGTCGCGACGCGCCGATCCGAGGACAAGAGCGGCGAGTTCGGAGGGAAGAAGTACGCCGCGGTCCGGCACATCGCGACCCTGGTATTCGACTTCGCCGCGTCCAAGTGA
- a CDS encoding carboxymuconolactone decarboxylase family protein has translation MTWIKTTPVEEAGPELRKVYEAIYSLYPREYGATAAALVRPDGGSDSIVAAHSLIPEAMRHMMSGLAVMFQPHLPLTRSQHEMIASVVSAQNQCFY, from the coding sequence ATGACGTGGATTAAAACGACCCCGGTCGAAGAGGCCGGTCCCGAGTTGCGGAAGGTGTACGAGGCGATTTACTCGCTGTACCCCCGAGAGTACGGGGCGACGGCCGCGGCGCTGGTCCGGCCGGACGGCGGATCGGACAGCATCGTCGCCGCGCACAGTTTGATTCCCGAAGCGATGCGGCACATGATGTCCGGCCTCGCGGTGATGTTTCAGCCGCACCTGCCGCTGACGCGGAGCCAGCACGAGATGATCGCGTCCGTGGTTTCCGCGCAGAATCAGTGCTTTTACTGA
- a CDS encoding dual specificity protein phosphatase family protein, which produces MPSRWQFILAAVALAVVVAAPLVYSAHQNTHMRNFRVVEDGVLYRSGQLTPKGMDRVLSDYNIKTVVTLRVARQPGAKSPDAWEEDVCAVRGLNHVRIVPRVWGADEDGEIPAEQAVQEFLAVMDKKENHPVLVHCFAGIHRTGTMCAIFRMEYHKWSPERAMSEMQLYGFAPEDMHQHIAGYLREYKPRSNALGK; this is translated from the coding sequence ATGCCCTCACGCTGGCAGTTCATCCTCGCGGCCGTGGCACTGGCTGTGGTCGTTGCGGCCCCTCTGGTTTACTCGGCCCATCAGAACACGCACATGCGGAACTTCCGCGTGGTCGAGGATGGCGTTCTGTACCGCAGCGGTCAGCTCACCCCGAAGGGCATGGATCGCGTCCTGAGCGATTACAACATCAAGACGGTTGTCACGTTACGAGTCGCACGTCAACCGGGAGCCAAATCGCCGGACGCCTGGGAAGAGGACGTGTGCGCGGTCCGCGGGCTGAACCACGTTCGCATCGTGCCGCGCGTTTGGGGCGCGGACGAGGACGGAGAGATCCCGGCGGAACAAGCCGTTCAAGAGTTCCTGGCAGTCATGGACAAGAAGGAAAACCATCCCGTTCTCGTCCACTGTTTCGCAGGGATTCACCGCACCGGAACGATGTGCGCCATTTTCCGGATGGAGTACCACAAATGGTCGCCGGAGCGGGCGATGTCCGAGATGCAGCTCTACGGCTTCGCCCCAGAAGACATGCACCAGCACATCGCGGGCTACCTCCGGGAGTACAAACCGCGCTCGAATGCGTTGGGGAAGTAG
- a CDS encoding DEAD/DEAH box helicase produces the protein MPFKALGLHPLLVRATQELGYKEPTPVQAGSIPPGLAGRDIIATAQTGTGKTAAFLLPILHRLIGQPRGGTRVLILSPTRELAEQISEVCNGLAKHTQVRSALVVGGRPMGPQERALRAGTDIIVATPGRLLDFIQRNVAKFDRATTLVLDEADSLFDMGFLPDVRKIIARMPARSHTLLFSATMPPVIAKLANEILRTPATVQIGRRSSTAVGITQAAYPVPTHLKTALLRHLLRETDMPSVLVFTRTKHGAKKIARAVASDGFTVAELHSNRTPSQRTTAMEGFRRGKYQVMVATNIAARGLDVNHITHVISTDVPDVPEDYVHRIGRTGRGGATGDAFILVSRDEEESLARIERQVGQRLPRITLPDFDYTVSTPAPAQPKPGNKGSNGNRPAPNNGQQRPQKPKGKRNGPGKPGPRR, from the coding sequence ATGCCCTTCAAAGCTCTCGGTTTGCACCCGCTCCTCGTTCGCGCCACCCAGGAACTCGGGTACAAGGAGCCGACCCCCGTTCAGGCCGGCTCGATCCCCCCCGGGCTCGCCGGGCGCGACATCATCGCCACGGCCCAAACCGGGACCGGGAAAACGGCCGCGTTCCTGTTGCCAATCCTCCATCGGCTCATCGGGCAACCGCGCGGCGGCACCCGGGTGCTGATCCTGTCCCCCACGCGCGAACTCGCGGAGCAGATCAGCGAGGTGTGCAACGGACTGGCAAAACACACACAAGTTCGGAGCGCGCTGGTGGTCGGCGGGCGCCCGATGGGGCCACAGGAACGGGCGCTCCGTGCGGGCACGGACATCATCGTCGCGACCCCCGGTCGCTTGCTCGATTTCATCCAGCGCAACGTCGCCAAGTTCGATCGCGCTACCACACTCGTGCTGGACGAGGCCGACAGCCTCTTTGACATGGGGTTCTTACCCGACGTCAGGAAAATCATCGCGCGGATGCCGGCGCGCTCGCACACGCTGCTGTTCTCCGCGACCATGCCCCCGGTCATCGCCAAACTCGCCAACGAGATCCTGCGCACCCCGGCCACGGTGCAAATCGGCCGGCGCAGTTCAACGGCCGTGGGCATCACGCAGGCCGCGTACCCGGTCCCCACGCACCTGAAAACCGCCCTGCTCCGGCACCTGTTGCGCGAAACCGACATGCCGTCGGTGTTGGTGTTCACTCGCACCAAGCACGGAGCGAAGAAAATCGCCCGCGCGGTCGCGTCCGACGGGTTCACGGTCGCGGAACTGCACAGCAACCGCACCCCGTCCCAGCGCACCACCGCGATGGAAGGCTTCCGCCGCGGGAAGTACCAGGTAATGGTCGCGACGAACATCGCCGCCCGCGGGCTGGACGTGAACCACATCACCCACGTTATCAGCACCGACGTGCCCGATGTGCCCGAGGACTACGTTCACCGGATCGGGCGCACGGGGCGCGGCGGGGCTACGGGCGACGCATTTATTCTCGTATCGCGCGACGAAGAAGAGTCCCTGGCTCGAATCGAGCGCCAGGTCGGTCAGCGGCTCCCGCGAATCACGCTGCCGGACTTCGATTACACCGTCTCAACTCCGGCCCCCGCGCAGCCGAAACCCGGGAACAAGGGCAGCAACGGCAACCGCCCCGCCCCAAACAACGGGCAGCAACGACCGCAAAAGCCGAAGGGGAAACGAAACGGCCCGGGAAAGCCCGGGCCGCGCAGGTAA
- the surE gene encoding 5'/3'-nucleotidase SurE, which translates to MRILLTNDDGIYAPGLRALRAELLKLGTVTVVAPATEQSAAGHSVTLLTPLLVNEVYEDDATTFVGWAVEGRPADCVKLALLELLPEPPDVIISGMNAGSNAGINVLYSGTVAAAIEGAFYRHTAIAVSLEYDKKIYDFPTAAKYARQVIEQILARKPMKGSLFNVNLPVLEHGPIHGVRVMPQNVSPYTEKFDRRVNPRGRTYFWTNPEFTCPDPHPDTDVTALSESYITVTPLQFDLTDHAKMEHLKEWEWKVE; encoded by the coding sequence ATGCGAATTTTGCTCACCAACGACGATGGCATTTACGCCCCCGGCTTGCGCGCGTTGCGCGCCGAATTGCTCAAGTTGGGCACGGTCACGGTCGTCGCGCCTGCAACAGAGCAAAGTGCCGCGGGGCACTCGGTTACACTCCTTACGCCGCTCCTCGTGAACGAGGTGTACGAGGACGACGCGACGACGTTCGTGGGGTGGGCCGTCGAGGGGCGCCCGGCCGACTGCGTGAAGCTCGCGCTCCTGGAACTGCTCCCGGAGCCGCCGGACGTCATCATCAGCGGCATGAACGCGGGCAGCAACGCGGGCATCAACGTGCTCTACTCGGGCACGGTCGCGGCCGCGATCGAGGGCGCGTTCTACCGCCACACCGCGATCGCCGTTTCGCTCGAATACGACAAAAAGATTTACGACTTCCCCACTGCGGCGAAGTACGCGCGCCAGGTTATCGAGCAGATCCTCGCCCGCAAACCCATGAAAGGCAGCTTGTTCAACGTGAACCTGCCGGTATTGGAGCACGGGCCGATCCACGGGGTCCGGGTGATGCCACAGAACGTGTCACCATACACCGAGAAGTTCGACCGGCGCGTGAACCCGCGCGGGCGCACGTACTTCTGGACCAACCCCGAGTTCACGTGCCCGGACCCGCACCCCGACACGGACGTGACCGCACTCAGCGAGAGCTACATCACCGTGACGCCGCTCCAGTTCGATCTCACCGACCACGCGAAAATGGAGCACCTGAAGGAGTGGGAATGGAAGGTGGAGTGA
- a CDS encoding DUF1559 domain-containing protein — MFRRSRAGFTLIELLVVIAIIAILIGLLLPAIQKVREAAARMASQNNLKQIGLAIHNYHSAQERLPANGYAVHGTGHGYPGDVDLGGFNELHSAFITILPYLEQDAWAKKYDPKYEPTDTRDDDGDGVSNAVITKTNLKVFMSPAMPQPSNADLYNANYPFASYTFCRGQFTARTLGSGSWSATSPDFSTQTVKFANLKASYTDDDGMIVSNHYGKQTFLSVTKGLSQTLMAGDMHYTLKNYYFTGANANVPRTGKTTWVLAHPGFGSATTNLPMNSHTYYSRASRPTDWYETSGEFAFRSVHPSGCNFVLGDGSVRFLRDSIALDTYRWLGSRNSSLPPPSDY; from the coding sequence GTGTTTCGTCGCTCACGCGCCGGCTTCACACTGATCGAGCTTTTGGTGGTGATCGCGATCATTGCGATCCTCATTGGGCTACTCTTGCCCGCCATTCAGAAGGTCCGCGAGGCCGCGGCTCGAATGGCTTCGCAGAACAACCTCAAGCAGATCGGCCTCGCGATCCACAACTACCACAGCGCGCAGGAACGGCTCCCCGCGAACGGCTACGCGGTCCACGGCACCGGCCACGGCTACCCGGGCGACGTCGACCTCGGCGGGTTCAACGAACTGCACAGTGCTTTCATCACCATCCTGCCGTACCTGGAGCAAGATGCGTGGGCGAAGAAGTACGACCCGAAGTACGAACCAACTGACACGCGCGACGATGACGGCGACGGGGTCTCCAACGCGGTCATTACGAAGACGAACCTGAAAGTCTTCATGAGCCCCGCGATGCCCCAGCCCTCGAACGCGGACCTGTACAACGCGAACTACCCGTTCGCCAGCTACACGTTTTGCCGCGGCCAGTTCACGGCTCGGACACTGGGCAGCGGGTCGTGGAGCGCCACGTCCCCCGACTTCTCCACGCAGACCGTCAAGTTCGCCAACCTGAAGGCGAGTTACACGGACGATGACGGCATGATTGTGTCGAACCACTACGGAAAGCAGACCTTCTTGAGCGTGACCAAGGGCCTGTCGCAAACCCTGATGGCGGGCGATATGCACTACACGCTGAAGAACTACTACTTCACCGGCGCCAACGCGAACGTTCCCCGGACGGGGAAAACGACATGGGTACTGGCTCACCCCGGGTTCGGGAGCGCGACCACGAACCTGCCGATGAACAGCCACACCTACTACTCGCGCGCTTCGCGCCCGACCGACTGGTACGAGACGAGCGGCGAGTTCGCGTTCCGCAGTGTCCACCCGAGCGGGTGCAACTTCGTGCTCGGCGACGGCTCGGTGCGGTTCCTCCGGGACTCGATCGCCCTCGATACCTACCGCTGGCTCGGTAGTCGAAACAGTTCGCTCCCGCCGCCCTCGGACTACTAA
- a CDS encoding carboxymuconolactone decarboxylase family protein, translated as MTDELAAELRRDYTKAPLSPADRAMLDFVVKLTRTPYKHTSADVEKLRAAGFDDTGILQITMIAAYFNYINRVADALGVGKPVE; from the coding sequence GTGACCGATGAACTCGCCGCCGAGTTACGGCGGGACTACACCAAAGCGCCACTTTCCCCCGCGGACCGGGCGATGCTCGATTTCGTGGTTAAGCTGACGCGCACACCCTACAAGCACACGAGCGCGGACGTGGAGAAGCTGCGCGCTGCCGGCTTCGACGACACGGGGATTTTGCAGATCACCATGATCGCCGCATACTTCAACTACATCAACCGCGTCGCGGACGCGCTCGGTGTTGGTAAGCCGGTGGAGTGA